The DNA region AAATGAAAGAGAAATTTTCCTATACCTTGGCTTCTGGAGAGGATTAGGAAGTGGGTAACAGAGACTAAGTTGAAACAGAACTAAGAAGTTCCTCTGAGTTATGTACCAAGTGGTAATTTTTGTTCTATTTTAAGCGTCGTCCGTCGGTGCTTGGTGAGATATGCCACTTGAACATTTTGGAAAATCACTATAGTGTTCATTGGCTTGTGAAATATGTATAGGGGTTAAACATTCGATTCAACTAGTTTAGGAAAGaatttttcatttcaattttaCTTAAGGGGCTGTTTCACAAACAGAAGTTCTTCAGGAATATGATCAAACAAGGTCTCTCATGATTTTAAGGTTAAAATTATCAGTCATGGCACACAAACTTGAGCATGTTTAATGATCTCTGTGACTTAAAAGTTATAGCTTGTTTGAATAGACCTCATTAATTGGAAATCGTTATGTTTTACCGTCACTTAACTGTTGCTAATAGTTCTACTGCTTTTCTAAACTTTATCAGCTCAATGGATGAACTGTTCCTGTAACAATAACTTTGTCCCCACTCCCAGCTACTAATTAGGCTATTCGTTTTCTCAATATGAACAATATGATTAAAGCTACTCATCTGGCttctaaccttttttttttttttcggaaaagATGCTTATATGTTTGCCATTGGAAATTGTGTTTAATTTGGTTTCTTGGCCTTTCTGTTCTGTTCAGCTTTCCAAGATTAACTTCTTCTTATCATATCAGCTTTCCAAGATTAACTTCTTCTTATCATACTTTCTGCAATTATTCTTAACTGTTTTATAAACCTATTTTCTTCATTCCAGAAAGATAGCAATGCTGTCAAAGAGGCGCTTGATCAGCTAGTTGAAGTTGGTTGGGCCAAAAAGTGGAGTTCTCAACCCTATGTCTCACGTCGCACGGTCAGTTCGCATTTAAAATGTGAAGTTTTAGAAAGAGCTATCCAGATATTAGCCGTCCATATGGGTCTAAACACTCATGTTCATAAGAACAGTATGTATCTGTTATCTAATTTATTTAATTAGCACACATTGTGGCCATAATTCTCTGCAATGGTCTTTAAATTTTCTTGCAGACATCTCTCAGAGAGCTGACAACTCTCGGATTAAAAAATGCAGAGAACCTTGCAATCCCGAGTGTCAGAAATGATGTAAGTTTCTTCATGAAATTTTTGTTATTGCATCGATGGAAGTAGCACCAAATTCAAAGCCAACTGTCAATTTCCATATTATTCAGTATTCTGGGGGAACATTTGAGTCTTTTTCGCGTTCTTGGCACATATTGAACGAAATGAATGAGATTCAACCTTGGATTCCAATAGTCTCCAATTGTTATATCGCCGAATTCTTAATAGACTTAGTCGTGCAGATTGATGGGGTTAATTATATGTGATTGGCATGTGCATAGTTTGATCTTATTCATACAGTTTATGTTCCTCAGACTCTTCAAAATATAGACCGGTGCATGTCGCGTCCTCCAAAATTAGTGTATTTTTTGGAGGATACAACATGTGTTTGAGAACATTTTGGGGAGTCCGAAAAAAATTGGTTCTAGGAATGTGAACTAGCAGGTCCTAGATGCATTTTGCTTTGAAGCAGTGTTCTTACTTTTTTCAGGATTTAATAAGAGATGATTAATGTGGTTATATCTTTTTTATTCGACTGTTTGGACTCAGTTCTTAAATCTGTTTGATACTGATTTCCTTCAGTGATACTCATACAGGCAGCTTTTCTGTTTACAGTGGTAGGCACCACAGGGTTTTTGGGTGTTCTTGCTGGCCAACTTCCTGGGGTAACTTCTCTTACTAACCTACTTTTGTGCTGTTCATcgtgttctcttttcttttttggaagttcagtacaacaacaacataccgagTATAGTCCCACAAGTgtggtctggggagggtaagatgtacgcagaccttacccccacctttgTGGGATAGAGAGGCTGTTCTGATAGACCCTCGTCTCAAAAGAAATATAAACAAAGCAGGATAGAAAAGAAAAATTATGACAGCAAAATAGCAAGATAAACAAAGCATGCGAAGTAACAGGTAGTAATAAAATGAAGGAATAGGATAATATGTCTACTAGGTAAGACTACTAATAAAGAGAAGATGAGAAGATGGGACTATGTAAAGGGAAATTTTGTAGTGATATTCCTTCTCCTTGAGATTCTATTCCTTTGAACTAATTAACTGCTTCCAAGATCTCCTCCTTAACCATACCTCCCATATCCCTAATGTAGCTGTATGGCAATCCATTTCTAGCAAGATACTATTATTACCCCGATTAATCCAAGCCATGACTCAAATTAGTCCTCTGAGTTTGGCCAGAGTGATTTTCTATCTTCTTCTTTAGTAAGAAGAGTACTTGCTTGTCTTGCTTTAAAGCATTCGTATCTTATTTTAAAGCAAGAAACTGACAGACCCGACCCAATAGTATTTTCCAAGAATATATGGATAGAAGTTGACAGATACGTGCAGGACACACTGTTGATTCCTTCTTTGTCTTTTCAGGATTGGGGTTTTTTTGTTCCATACTTGATCGGAAGCATATCCTTAGTAGTTTTGGGAATCGGAAGTACTTCCCCAGGGTAAGTCATGATTTATGCATTCTTCTGAATCTCATAACGTATACTTCTTCAAACCTTAATATTTAAGATATCTGTCAAAGGAAGAAGATATATTCAGTTAAGCTTTTCTACTGCATGCAGGTCGTTATGGCTCATTCTTTTATTCATTATGTAGGCTCCTTCAGGCTGCCACTGATGGATTTTCATCATTTTTTCCTGATTACCAGGAGAGAATTGCCAGCCACGAAGCAGCTCATTTCTTAGGTGACATCCTGATCCAGTTTTCTATATTATCATTGTAAAGTTTGACAAATTGATTGCGGCATCTCAAAGTTGCATAGTTCCCTCACTAAGGGTCACAGATAGTTTCTAAGTAAATCTATCTTTATATCAATTAGCGGCATATGTCTTATTTTGCATTAAAAATGGCAGTGCTAGTTCAAACGTATCTCTTTAGTCTTGTTAGAGAacttctaatgttattattataatcactcttatttatatatatctaACTTAAtgtttacttttatttttatttggcaTAATGCTGACATAAGTTGAGCTCATATGGAGAATttaggattcatatagccgaccctAACTTGTTTGGGATGGAGGCGtagttgttattattgttgtgctTCTACGCTTACACCAACTTTGCTCTGTTTAATTTAAGCTGGTGGCTAAAATTTGACTGTACAATGTCAATTTCAGTTTCCTACCTAATTGGTCTCCCTATCCTTGGGTATTCACTGGATATTGGGAAAGAGCATGTCAATTTAATTGATGAAAGACTGGAAAAACTGATCTACAGTGGGCAGCTTGACTCAAAAGAACTTGACAGGTATCAATCTCAAAAGTCTCTCATCTACAATCTATTAATTTACTTGCTGTGTAGGTACTTTGTCAAGTATCTGCAGCTAGTTATATTTTACATGAAGGGTGTGAAGTTATGGAGGAAAAAGTTtaacaattttctcatgtttggtcAAGATGTTtcggaaaacattttctctaggaaaacaagttccttaaaatttaggaaaatgactttccttgtgagtaggaaaaacaagttccataagtggTATTACACACCAATCGTCTCCTTCCCACTCCTGACACCCCACCCCAACCCCCGGAGGTGGAGCCAGAATTTAAACTTTATGGGTTGTAAATTCTGAATTTAATTTTTGTATGTATTTTGTGATAAAAATATAgggtttgaactaaagctagtgGGGTTCAGCCAAACCTGTATGTTGGCTTCTAGCTCCGCTTAGATTATGCATAAATGCTCTTAGGACAATATTTTCTGCTTACCTAaaaaacactagaaaataagttaAAAAACCACTTATTTTGTTTCATGGAAAACATATTCGCTCGTTCCAAACGCACCAAAAGTAACTTTGCTTCTGAAACTTTTGCATGAAAAAGGAAATTTTCACAAGCTAGTTGCATTTCTCAGGCTGGCAGTGGTAGCAATGGCCGGGCTGGCAGCAGAAGGGCTAAAGTATGATAAAGTTGTTGGTCAATCAGCTGACCTTTTCACTCTTCAGGTTTAGTGAACACTATCTGGGAGTTAAATTGCCTTTTTTTTCTGGAACCTTTTTATCAAATATGTTTCTCTTTGTCTTCACAGAGATTTCTAAACAGAAGCAAGCCGCCGCTTAGCAAAGACCAGCAACAGAACCTTACAAGATGGGCGGTGAGTCTAAAACTAGATACATATTGTGATGAACACACTCAAACATATACAAAATTCATGAGGCGCGTGCACACACAGATTGTTGACTTCGTCATTCCTAAACCATCCGAACATCTAGATTATAGCATTGCAAGTGGATCCCAAGCATGACCATTATATTGTCAAATTTTTGCAGGTTCTATTTGCTGCTTCACTACTGAAAAACAATAGCAAGCTTCATGAAGCCCTAATAACGGCGATGACAAACAAGGCGTCGGTCGTAGAATGCATAGAAGCAATTGAGAAGGCAGCTTGATCTTACTCCAGAAATGTGACTAGGGGACTCACAGATCAAGAAACATATGTCAATTTTTTAATCCTAAATTTGAAAAATATCGAGGAAAAAAagaagtatatatataaatatgctgAAAAGTGAAGAACACGTTCTGGTTTCTGACGTTGATGTTGAACATATGAAATGTTACCCATGCATGTGTTGCTAAGAGAAACAGGTACCCGGTGGATTAGTCGAGGTGCGGGCAAACTAGCTCATACATGACTGTCATAAAACAAATGAAATGAATCTGCTCTGTGGCATGTCTTTTTATAGAtgtgaattttattttttgtactctTTTGTGGCTCGGAATTTGCTTTGACAAATTCACTCTGAGGTAAAACACTTCATGTCAAAGACAATTCCATATATTCATTATTAGGAAACGGCTCCCCTCCAGTACCTCCAGTTCTCCTTTTGATTGGTGACACGTGTCACTTCATATAATTAATTACTCAAATTATTCTCCAATAATTCAATACATCACGCTGAGCTAAAGCCATTTCTCTTCCTTGAATGCCCTtcatgttttttttctttctgcaCAGTGCTAAACTGCTAACTAATGCACACTCTTTTAATTTCTTGTCCTCTTTAACTCCATCCAGAATCAATAACTTATGTTCAATCTTCAAACTACTCTAATGACTTATGAATATTAGGGGCTAATATAAACAAatcaaaaatataaaaatgttgagcGGAGTTTATTTAGAGCTAGTTCTAAAGATTACAGCAAAAAGCAAAATGCAAATTAACAATCATCGTTCTTTCAGCATTGGGTATAATATTGTCAATTTTCTCATTAGCATTCATTGGGCGAGACTTGACCTATTTAGGAAGAAAGAAAATTAACTGGGTTTGGTTCTCTGCAGGGATGTGTATAGAGTCATGTTTGGAAGAAGGAATCTAAGTCATTAATCATATTAAATGACACGTGTCACCAATCAAAAGGGAAACTGGAGGGAAGAGGTACTAGAGGGAAGCCTTTTCTTCATTATTATTGCCCCCACCACAAACTTACTCAAAATTATAGATATGCtggaaataaatttaaaaaaatcgTAAAAGAAGATATGCCCTACTTGTAACAGGAAACTGTAGGGAAATTATCAAATAAATGAATTATTTAAAACGTGAAAAGACAGGGCAAGTTAGAGAGACTTGACATCCAAGGCAAAATACGATAGAAAAGAAGCTCGCGTCACAATTCTCTTGAGTAAAACTAACCAAGTGAAGCAACAGATACAATGAAGGTTAtgataatgaaataaaacaacaaGACAATTGAAGAAATTAAAGTAGTAAGTTAtgataatgaaataaaacaaacaTGGACAATAGAAGAAAGTAGTAGCTTatgataatgaaataaaataaacatgGACAATTCCTGCAAGGATGATTTAGAATCCATTGAGCACAAAATACGactgagagaaaaaaaaaaaaaaaaaagagaaaaaaaggtACAGGGTACCTGTGTAAAGAAAATAGAGAGCACAAAAGGAATATAAGAAAGTAGCAAAATACCTGGGTAGAGTAATATAgagcaccaaaaaaaaaaaaaaactacatggtggctctgataccatgatagAAGAAACGAAAGATTTTCAGAACAATTTTCTGTCTGTATTCAATAATACCATAAGAATATTTATACCTGTGTAGAGAAAACAGAGAGCACAAAAGAAATATAAGAAATAGCAAAGTACCTGGGTAGAGGAAAATAGAGCATAAAAAAACTATATGGTGGCTCTGCTACCATGATAGAACAAACAAGAGATTTTCAGAATAATTTTCTGTCTTTATTCAATAATACCATAAGAATATTTATAGCTATACAATTGTAGGGTTAAAGTCCTATTCTAAGAATGATTGTATATTGTAATAACTATACAATCAAAGTCCTACCATAGGAAGGAGTATATATTGTAATAACTATACAATCAGTAATTAAATCCTATTCTAGAAAAGAGTATATTTTTGATAACAATAGAATTATAATATTGACTAACAAtgataatgaaataaaacaaataTGGACAATAGAGGACAGTAGTACAAAAGTCTGTAGAGAATGAAGtattgaaccaaaaaaaaaaaaaaaatagaaagaggGAACTAACATTTACTAGGAAAGGAGAAGAAAGTAGTAGTCTTTCTTTAATCTGGGCACGTAACTTTGGAATATTGATGTCAATTTATTTAACTCATTTGTGCATGGCGTCGATCAAAAGGAGAAAAGTAAGTATGCAAGAACATCCATTAGTATACAATACTTTTGTGTTTTTAGAGAAATTGAAGTGCCACTTTCTAAATCTAACTTTGTGCATTTTACCATATTTGCTCACTGGCTAATAATATCAAAATGTAAATGTGGGGTGAAGGATGATATCGTCTAAAGCTTAATAACCTTTTCGTTCATTCTTGACAATATGCCAGCATCCAACATGTGTACTCTTGCAAGTTACAAGAACCAATCTTTTTTTAATTCATGTAATTCAAAGATATTTTAAGATATTTGGACATCAACTAATAAGTTAAGGAGTACTGAACCGAActgaggtgtttttttttttcttcaaaagtaCCAAACTAATatgtaaaaagaaaaagagagaagacttATTTAGCTATAGCGCATGAAATTCATGGGCTATATACGCCCAATTTAAGGGACATTAAATCAACAGAACGCCCAGCCCAGGTCATCTCCCCCTAAAATTAAAGTCTTGCTCAACTGAATTGCAAATGCGCAGACACATATACAGTGACGGATGGTCCGTTGAACACTTTTAACCAGAAGTTATAtggaataaataaaaaaatatattctaTAAATATAGATCAAcaattactatatatatatatatatatatatatatatatatatatatatatatatatatatataatggccCGTTTGGTTGTTACGAATATTTTGACCCGTTGACCTTTTCCTGAGCTATATCAACGTATATTTGACCCACGGGGACGGGTGGTATGATTTCCGAGATCATCGGATGCGAAATAGGTTgggttttgtgaaatttgggcttaaagtgaaaaagagttgactcaaagttgactttttgaTAAACGGATCTTGTTCGAGAATACGTCAATTTCGAGAGGCCCGAATGATCTTTTAGAACTCATGTGTATTTTCGagtcgattcccaatgcactcaactgcattttgggacttgggttggaaagttagttttgaggtatcgggagttaactcggtcaacgagacctccgttgggaattccgaggccacgagcgcgttcgtagcgtgtttttatgtatgtctacatatatgatttgtgagcagatggcctcaggtgatagtcgggatttcgagTTGAATTAGTGAAAACTTAGGGGATTCTGGTGTCACTAATAAAAAACTGTCAAAAACCGACGAAGAAAACCGACggcggtccgtcggttttttcaatgaaaccgaccttttacggtccgtcggtttatGTAGCCTCTCTTTTTGAAAATCGACGAACCGCGTCAGTTTTTTGCGACAGACTGCGTCGCttacgtggtccgtcggtttttatccaataatttaaaaaaattaaaaaaaccgacgaactgagtcggttttttttaatttctgattttttatttcaaataaaaaaatatacattttatgaaaaaactgacccgtgcgtcggttttttatttaatttttttattttaaataaaaaacagacacagtgcgtcggttttctaaaaaattttaagaattaatttccagaaaaccgacggactgagtcgattttccgtcggttttttcctGCATGCAATTGCTGCATTTTCTGTAGTCACACCTGCTcaaaaaccagtaccaaaagctgctcaaagCTAGCATTAAAAtgttccaaatcaattctaaaagagctacaacacataaaatcaccctaagtaacaatcaaacacatcaaacactatctaaacacatcaaatacgatctaaatagaccttcaaagttcaaaaatatttaaatgtccaaccaaaagtaccattaactagttctacatagttttaacataagtccataaagcataaaacataagttcattatgaaatccaaactaaaacataagccccgcgactatataaatgaaccctaaccgcttccggtttcaaatacttcttacACCGGCAACAAGAACAAGCACACCTAATTacccccttcattttgaaaagggtgaagtgacattgcatgtgtgtaaacttgtcaacaaattcatcatgtacacccacacgatcactattatttatattatacatcCCCATAccatccatctacaaaaatatacccacaaattattgaggttatagaaatatattttaacttaagaattctaacttaaaatataacttaagaaggcacaatcccaaccaattctaacatttgaattctcaataacaattctaactttaataatttatggattctaactttaatataacttttaaaagcacaatcccaaccaattctaactttgaattctcaataacaaatctaactttaataacttatggattctaattttaatataacttttaaaagcacaatcccaaccagttctaactttcaattctcaataacaattctaactttaataacttatggattctaactttatttctaaaaatcgaaaagtaaatctagtcaaataaaatctacgctttagtttagaggttatagaaatattatgacttaacaattctaactttgaaaaacacaatcacagccaattctaactttgaattctcaataacaattctaactttaacaacttatggattctaactttaatataacttgaaAAAGCATgtacaatcccaaccaattctaactaagctaacacaaacacattgacaatgaacataaaaaatagcacaatctcaagcaaatatatatatatatatatatgaaaagtaaactagtcaaataaagtttacattttttcgcaaattcaacatcaatattttttaaaagcacaatcccaaccaattctaactttgaattctcaataacaattctaactttaataatttatggattctaactttatttCTAAAAATCGAAAAAtaaaatctagtcaaataaagtctacgctttagtttagaggttatagaaatattatgacttaacaattctaactttgaaaagcataatcacaaccaattctaactttgaattctcaataacaattctaactttaacaacttatggattctaactttaacaacttatggattctaactttaatataacttgaaAAAGCatgcacaatcccaaccaattctaactaagctaacacaaatacattgacaatgaacataaaaaatagcacaatatcaagcaaaatatatatatatatatatatatatatatatatatatatatatatatatatatatatatatatatatatatatatatatatttgaaaagtaaactagtcaaataaagtttacattttttcacaaatttaataataatttaagaaagcacaacaccaaccaattctaactttcaattctcaataataattctaactttaataacttatggattctaccttcaatataactttgaaaagcacaatcccaaccaattctaaaaattgaaaagtaaatctagccaagtaaagtctacattttagttttgaggttatacaaatattataacttaacattttaaccttgaaaagcacaatcctaaccaattctaactttgaattctcaataacaattctaactttaataacttatggattctaactttaatataactttgaaaagcgcaatcccaaccaattccaaaaattgaaaagtaaatctagttaaataaagtctacactttagttttgaggtaatagaaatactataacttaacaattctaactttgaaaagcacaatctcaatcaattctaattttgaatgctcaataaaaattctactaacttatggattctaacaaaaaacacaatcccaaccaaaaaaaaaaaaaactagtcaaataaagtatacatttttgcacgaattcaacatcaataatattacaaacaatgataactaagctaacacaaatacattgacaatgaacataaaatatagcacaatctcaagcaaaaaaagaaaagaaaagtaaactagtcaaataaagtttacattttttcacaaattcaacattaataacattacaaatgatgtttaacaaagctaaatagactaacattaggcctaaaatctacaaataaaactaaaattgaaagaattttaaaaaccCTAATTTAGAAGAAACTACCTCAAATTACAAGTTAAAAACGGGGCTGGGATAGGTGGGGTTGGGCTGCGCAGGTAGCGGCGGGTGGGCGGCGGCTAACAGCAGGTGGCGGGCGTGGGCAGAAGGGGGTGGGCGGTGGGTtaggtttttttattttttttattttagagGGAAGTGGGTATTTGTTTTGGGGAAGATGGCAAACGATATGCCAAACCCGTTTCTATCATATTGTTAAAAAGAAACCGACGGAAAAACCGACGCGGTCCGtcgatttttttaaaatgttgaccagcctttgaccaaaaaaaattaaaaaccgaCGTAGTCCGatggtttcattaaaaaaaattcatttattaatattttacaaaacaaaatgaattataaattatttaatatatttttaaaaataaaaccgacgttgTTCGTcggtttttaattaattaattttttttaataaaaccgacgtcccacgtctgttttttgtaaaaataaattggcagaaatataatttcaaaattttgaggAAACAACCGACATTGTCCGTcagatttttaattaaaaaataaaaaaattagaaatacacaaaaccgacacagtgcgtcggtttttcgTCGATTTTTCAAAGCGACACAGTCTGTCGGTTTTTTGTCCGTCGCattttgccagttttttagtagtgtgtctgatgcccgctatggcggcaccaaGACCGCGGCAGCGGTATCGCTTTAGCGGCAACCCTGCTGCTATAGCAGTCTGGTACGATTGGCATGAACAGCAGAAGCGGTCTAATGACCGCGGAAGCGGAACCGCTAGAGCGGTAAAGGGACCGCGGAAGCGAGTGGCGGGCAGTTAGAATCATGAAataagtgttaaaagccctaagtccttcATTCAATAGCACTCCTAAAATAAAgctattgggagcatttcaaggcatttgTTAGGGAAAATCGTCGTGGTAAGTCCTTCCATATTCATTGCTATTCCATATTTcattaatcaccttaggaatccattaatcatgctagtttcgttaagagcttgaggattaaaagagggttaaatggattcttcattctaggctattaaatcttgatttattgattgggttagcttcattaagcatggatttgattagtagaatctattattgcatgattccttcctaattagtggctaatttatggtattggaagttagggttcatacccaaatttggagtTTTTGCCTAGAATCtaaatttaagtgatttgttagttcttctagcttataattgatgggaattgatcacctagaactttaatttcatgttgagacctatagatttcTAATTTCATcgttttagttcataaaccccattccataggttgggatttggatattgaatagaagtaaggattGGATGTTGTTTCTTCTTGATTCAGAAGTAAGGATTGAATgttgtttcttcttgattctaatttcatgattcggatatgATTAGGCTTCCATTATCTCGAAgatcaaaggaagggaaagacgaaggtttgactattggagactttgttgtttggctctccaggtaggttacggtttaccttatggtgagacttcgacaagcgaagcgtatgtttagatggtattgtcagagaatgcatgtaacTCCTGCGTATGACGTTGGGTtgaatattgtcttaggttgggtcttgttgtatgatttggggctagccacctcgttgtgttgtttacttatcttgatctatttacttattggatcatttccacgttgagacattggatATTGGTGATTTGTGATATACCATGACTATGATATAGCGGTAGTTTACTTGATTCgatattgagatgagattgtgattccattgtggcttattgtgtaaccttattattgatattacttgtgtgccatgtgtggtactgttgggattgaattggttgttgatattacattgcatcgtattcatactcatttccatgatacattgatattgcatggttatggtactgatgatgataagtgagagagtgtagcctcgaAGGTCTTttccggagagcgtaaaagagagatgagaatcCGTGATTCGAGGTCATTTACTAGAGCGGAATGAGTGTACGTTGCCTGAGGTCTCTTGCCAGGAACGAATGAGTGCTCGATGCCCGATGACTCTTGCCGGGATTGAGAGAGTGCTCGTGATCTGTGGTCAATGCCGgggcgagtggtacatggacttcg from Lycium barbarum isolate Lr01 chromosome 10, ASM1917538v2, whole genome shotgun sequence includes:
- the LOC132615483 gene encoding uncharacterized protein LOC132615483, with protein sequence MSNSTSSLFNSQFLIQSSSTPIIPCSTNTGKWSIKIRASAASSYSSSAAAGVDLNTLQNAISKKDSNAVKEALDQLVEVGWAKKWSSQPYVSRRTTSLRELTTLGLKNAENLAIPSVRNDAAFLFTVVGTTGFLGVLAGQLPGDWGFFVPYLIGSISLVVLGIGSTSPGLLQAATDGFSSFFPDYQERIASHEAAHFLVSYLIGLPILGYSLDIGKEHVNLIDERLEKLIYSGQLDSKELDRLAVVAMAGLAAEGLKYDKVVGQSADLFTLQRFLNRSKPPLSKDQQQNLTRWAVLFAASLLKNNSKLHEALITAMTNKASVVECIEAIEKAA